DNA from Arthrobacter sp. StoSoilB19:
TCGTGTCGATGCTGGAGCATCCGGAAAGCACAACCCCGCCCAGAATTCCGCGGTCACGAAGGTAGGTTATGTGTTCGCGCCCGGCTTCTGGTCGTCGCTGTTCGATCACCGACCGCCCCCAGTTGACGACCATGCCGAAAGGATAACCTGTGGCGTCGCACGCCCGCTGGACTGCTTCTGCCTCCGCTTCCAGGCTGAGGAAGCCTTTGGCCGGTGTTTGGCCTGGCATCCGGGCGTCGCAGTGTTCCAGGACGAGGCGGGCGCCCCCCGTGTCCCGGCCGGCCAGCTCGGTCAGCGAGGCTTCAAGTGCGGCAGCCGACGCGGCATCCTCAATGGCTATCGGGGCGGCATGCAACTCCAGGGCGGCGACGGCGGGCCTCCCCACCTGCCGGTTGAGCCGCTTCACGGACTCCAGCGCATCCTGGACGAAATCCAGTGCTGACCGCCGGCCGGACGCAGACGTCGAGGCAAGGCCGAAGCCCGGGTCAGCCTGCAGCCTGGCCATGGTGCCGGGGATCGTCGTGACCACGAAGCGTGCATTTTCCGGAAGCTGTCGCAGGAACCATGCTTCGTCCTCTTTGTGCAGCTTTCCGGTGAAGGGTATTTCCAGTCCGGCCACGCCATCCAGGGCCAGGACGGAGGCCAGGAACTTTCCTTCAGCCACGGGATCCCATCCCAAGAGGCTGGGCGCGGCCGCATAGGCCCCAATGAAGTAGGGGGCCCTGTCCGGGCTCGTTAAAGGCATCATGGTCTCCATTGGTTTGTGGCCGTCAACGGCTGACGGGCTCACGTGTCTGCAGCATCGCCAATTCGTGGCGGCGGGGGAGCCCTTCCCAGTCGCCTTGGACCAGGCAGGCGAAGGCCCCGGTAATGGTGGCGGTGATGAGTCTGTCCTGCGGTTCCCGGCCTGCTACGAGTTCGGCAAGGTAGCCGGCGACGAATGCGTCGCCGGCTCCCACGGTGTCCACGGCGTCGACGGGCACTGCCTCTTGGCGGAATATCGTGCCGTCGATGAGGGCCAGCGCGCCGTCCGCGCCCAGCTTGACGACGGCCTGGCTTGGACCCAGTGCGGTGATGCGCCGGGCCGCCTCCTCCGGATGGCCGGCTCCGACGGCGATCGCGGCTTCATCGTCGCCCGCGAACACGACGTCGGCGAGCGGGATGATGTCCTGGTAGACACGTTGTGCAGCTTCCGGTGACCACAGGGTTGCGCGATAGTTCAGGTCAAAGGAGACCGTCACGTGGTGGGCACGCGCCAGGTCCACTGCGTATCTCAGGGTCGCTTCCGCACGAGAGGAAAGCGCGGGTGTGATGCCGGTGACGTGCAGCAGGGTCGCTCCTGACACCAGTTGTTCGTCGATGTCCTCCGGCGCGATTCTGGATCCGGCGCTGCCGCACCGGTAGTAGCTGACGCGCTGGGTGGCGGGAGTCCGGCGTTCCTTGATCATCAACCCGGTAGGGGCGGAACGGTCGACGGCGGCCCTGACGTCAACGCCTTCGGCGCGGATTTCCCGCGCCACCAGGCTGCCCAGTGAGTCAGCGCCCACGCGTCCGCACCAGACAGTCTGCACGCCGAGTCGTTGGAG
Protein-coding regions in this window:
- a CDS encoding DUF4862 family protein, encoding MMPLTSPDRAPYFIGAYAAAPSLLGWDPVAEGKFLASVLALDGVAGLEIPFTGKLHKEDEAWFLRQLPENARFVVTTIPGTMARLQADPGFGLASTSASGRRSALDFVQDALESVKRLNRQVGRPAVAALELHAAPIAIEDAASAAALEASLTELAGRDTGGARLVLEHCDARMPGQTPAKGFLSLEAEAEAVQRACDATGYPFGMVVNWGRSVIEQRRPEAGREHITYLRDRGILGGVVLSGCSSIDTTYGPAWADVHVPAAPPEPAPARTSDLGVPSDGLLEPGSLLTIERMEECLQAAGPLHETGFRAIKVAAPPKASVEQRVTAIAQSLAVAQQVTPDPTDLALSAESA
- a CDS encoding sugar kinase; this encodes MNGAPYVLTFGETMALMRTEQVGPLAHTSTLSLGIGGSESNVAIGLQRLGVQTVWCGRVGADSLGSLVAREIRAEGVDVRAAVDRSAPTGLMIKERRTPATQRVSYYRCGSAGSRIAPEDIDEQLVSGATLLHVTGITPALSSRAEATLRYAVDLARAHHVTVSFDLNYRATLWSPEAAQRVYQDIIPLADVVFAGDDEAAIAVGAGHPEEAARRITALGPSQAVVKLGADGALALIDGTIFRQEAVPVDAVDTVGAGDAFVAGYLAELVAGREPQDRLITATITGAFACLVQGDWEGLPRRHELAMLQTREPVSR